A region from the Falco rusticolus isolate bFalRus1 chromosome 4, bFalRus1.pri, whole genome shotgun sequence genome encodes:
- the LOC119145940 gene encoding translation initiation factor IF-2-like isoform X2, which yields MPTFLEQTYTITIDVHCPHFTLFLHIRPRRRQGSARSAGSTSKPLRRGRGRGGGSCPPAAWAGGGRGTFSRPLRQAPGPLAASRGRGQRGGRRGSRRPSPASAAGAEHLPRSRVPTSGAPGAAAAAASRPPAAAREGPAGAAPGRAERRRSRSLVLLSLCRGPRRLGLAGVVPARPRPRRAGAGGDRGARPGWGQELGRPGRGEEGIRGQAGSSCLLLRAQRACPCGEGGPAPQPAAAGCQRAQQGPRVTRGVRVSPTAWGGPRCTRERRDVSGRPRLARKSCETPGGYRRWWGQPSDRRSAGGREKRGVKKRLNCHVFTAVPKTRAVVTL from the exons atgcccacattccttgagcagacatatacaatcacgatcgatgtccattgtccccatttcacactatttctccatatcaggCCGAGGCGGCGGCAGGGGAGCGCCAGGAGCGCGGGGTCCACGAGCAAGCCCctgcggcgggggcgggggcggggtggggggtcctGCCCGCCGGCCGCctgggcggggggcggcaggggaACCTTCAGCCGCCCGCTGCGTCAGGCTCCCGGTCCGCTGGCGGcgagccggggccgggggcagaggggagggaggaggggaagcaggaggcCGTCCCCCGCCTCCGCCGCAGGGGCTGAGCATCTCCCCCGCAGCCGGGTCCCAACCTCAGGTGCCCCCGGCGCTGCCGCGGCGGCGGCCAGCCGGCCCCCCGCTGCTGCTCGGGAAGGGCCTGCAGGAgcggctccgggcagggccgAGCGGCGCCGGTCGCGGTCACTTGTGCTTCTGTCCCTCTGCCGGGGACCGCGCCGCCTCGGGCTGGCGGGGGTTGTCCCTGCCCGGCCTCGCCCCCGCAGAGCGGGTGCGGGAGGGGACCGGGGGGCACGGCCCGGctgggggcaggagctgggccgGCCGGGGAGAGGCGAAGAAGGAATCCGAGGGCAGgcgggcagcagctgcctcctgctgcgGGCACAGAGAGCCTGCCCCTGCGGCGAGGGGGGaccagccccgcagcccgcaGCAGCCGGGTGCCAGCGTGCACAGCAGGGTCCCCGTGTCACCCGCGGGGTCCGTGTGTCACCCACAGCGTGGGGCGGCCCCCGGTGCACGAGGGAGCGACGCGACGTGTCCGGGAGGCCGCGTCTTGCGAGGAAGAGCTGTGAGACACCCGGGGGTTACCGTAGGTGGTGGGGGCAGCCAAGCGACCGGCGTTctgcgggagggagggagaagagaggggTAAAGAAGCGTCTGAACTGTCACGTTTTCACAGCGGTACCAAAAACGAGAGCTGTG gtGACACTGTGA
- the LOC119145940 gene encoding translation initiation factor IF-2-like isoform X1 codes for MPTFLEQTYTITIDVHCPHFTLFLHIRPRRRQGSARSAGSTSKPLRRGRGRGGGSCPPAAWAGGGRGTFSRPLRQAPGPLAASRGRGQRGGRRGSRRPSPASAAGAEHLPRSRVPTSGAPGAAAAAASRPPAAAREGPAGAAPGRAERRRSRSLVLLSLCRGPRRLGLAGVVPARPRPRRAGAGGDRGARPGWGQELGRPGRGEEGIRGQAGSSCLLLRAQRACPCGEGGPAPQPAAAGCQRAQQGPRVTRGVRVSPTAWGGPRCTRERRDVSGRPRLARKSCETPGGYRRWWGQPSDRRSAGGREKRGVKKRLNCHVFTAVPKTRAVLSILFFCPAPSSLLPLSLILLLPFYCLCYCSTPSPSPLFFILSVLQPRAGFPFTSLSLSVSISFKVFSPPTPACLPPVSLVCSLSFFSSLHLYVLLRVQGDIWRQGAPQEGLCPNR; via the exons atgcccacattccttgagcagacatatacaatcacgatcgatgtccattgtccccatttcacactatttctccatatcaggCCGAGGCGGCGGCAGGGGAGCGCCAGGAGCGCGGGGTCCACGAGCAAGCCCctgcggcgggggcgggggcggggtggggggtcctGCCCGCCGGCCGCctgggcggggggcggcaggggaACCTTCAGCCGCCCGCTGCGTCAGGCTCCCGGTCCGCTGGCGGcgagccggggccgggggcagaggggagggaggaggggaagcaggaggcCGTCCCCCGCCTCCGCCGCAGGGGCTGAGCATCTCCCCCGCAGCCGGGTCCCAACCTCAGGTGCCCCCGGCGCTGCCGCGGCGGCGGCCAGCCGGCCCCCCGCTGCTGCTCGGGAAGGGCCTGCAGGAgcggctccgggcagggccgAGCGGCGCCGGTCGCGGTCACTTGTGCTTCTGTCCCTCTGCCGGGGACCGCGCCGCCTCGGGCTGGCGGGGGTTGTCCCTGCCCGGCCTCGCCCCCGCAGAGCGGGTGCGGGAGGGGACCGGGGGGCACGGCCCGGctgggggcaggagctgggccgGCCGGGGAGAGGCGAAGAAGGAATCCGAGGGCAGgcgggcagcagctgcctcctgctgcgGGCACAGAGAGCCTGCCCCTGCGGCGAGGGGGGaccagccccgcagcccgcaGCAGCCGGGTGCCAGCGTGCACAGCAGGGTCCCCGTGTCACCCGCGGGGTCCGTGTGTCACCCACAGCGTGGGGCGGCCCCCGGTGCACGAGGGAGCGACGCGACGTGTCCGGGAGGCCGCGTCTTGCGAGGAAGAGCTGTGAGACACCCGGGGGTTACCGTAGGTGGTGGGGGCAGCCAAGCGACCGGCGTTctgcgggagggagggagaagagaggggTAAAGAAGCGTCTGAACTGTCACGTTTTCACAGCGGTACCAAAAACGAGAGCTGTG CTCTCCATTCTATTCTTCTGtcctgctccctcttcccttctgcctttATCTCTCATTCTGCTGCTCCCTTTTTACTGTCTCTGCTATTGTTCtactccctctccttctccccttttcttcatcctctctgtcctgcagcccagggctggttTTCCCTTTACATCTCTGTCCTTATCTGTATCCATCTCTTTTAAGGTTTTCTCCCCACCCACACCCGCCTGTCTACCCCCAGTTTCTCTGGTCTGTTCCCTAtcattcttttcctctctgcaccTGTATGTGCTGCTCAGGGTCCAGGGAGATATCTGGAGGCAGGGGGCACCTCAGGAAGGTCTGTGTCCAAACAG gtGA